A window of the Campylobacter massiliensis genome harbors these coding sequences:
- a CDS encoding peptidoglycan D,D-transpeptidase FtsI family protein, which translates to MNQRKSKTIALFAFILFFICIFLAVIFYRANIERRLPKLETSDINTALRGNIITKDGFSITGSQKLYKVMIDTRNIDPDKKDLFIKLYCIYSGDDIKRVTKIINSQKGAVTLSYKIDAKGAAYLQELSKKLYRKKIFIPYEDPSTGAAILRNMSIIESGESRQYVAADALTPMIGYVKKVEKDGITKTEGVKGVEKAYEYYISSIQDAKLLGPKDIGNNIILTSDSNLANRVDGYDIILNASLKLQTRLEQIIDEKKEFLNAKEIIVGIMDSKTGGLLALASTSRYSPSNIRKQDYKSLNSSATEYAYEVGSVFKPFIFALLLANDKINPLERINTYNGVYQLGKRTIKDTHPEPFLTAEDIIVYSSNIGMIQIAQRLDGSQIYSGLLNFGFTQKTGIDMPYEQVGNMPPVAKLNSQIYKATISYGYGLQATFIQLLKAYNVFNNKGVMVTPKVVDSLYKDGKFFVVNDPKPVEAISQEAAERMKRILIKTVEVGTGKRAKVEGLEIGGKTGTAHIATTGGYANTYNGSFFGFVNDSQGNSYTIGVLAREPKKPYYYFGAQSALPTFRAAVELMVEEGFLKPDENLTAPEQTTAPAENTEKKAASSKPKAKQKK; encoded by the coding sequence TTGAATCAGCGAAAATCAAAAACAATCGCTTTATTTGCGTTTATTTTATTTTTTATCTGCATATTTTTGGCAGTTATCTTTTACCGAGCAAATATCGAAAGACGCCTGCCAAAATTGGAAACCAGCGACATAAACACGGCCCTGCGCGGCAACATCATCACAAAGGACGGCTTTAGCATCACGGGCAGCCAAAAGCTCTACAAAGTGATGATAGATACTAGAAATATCGACCCCGATAAAAAAGATCTATTTATCAAGCTTTACTGCATATATAGTGGCGACGATATCAAGCGCGTAACCAAAATCATCAACAGTCAAAAAGGCGCCGTTACGCTCTCCTACAAGATCGACGCCAAGGGTGCAGCATATCTGCAGGAGCTATCAAAAAAGCTGTATAGAAAAAAAATCTTTATCCCGTACGAAGACCCAAGCACCGGAGCTGCGATACTACGTAATATGAGCATAATAGAAAGCGGAGAAAGTAGGCAATACGTCGCCGCCGACGCGCTCACGCCGATGATAGGTTACGTAAAAAAGGTCGAAAAAGACGGCATCACCAAAACAGAGGGCGTAAAAGGCGTAGAAAAAGCCTACGAATACTACATCTCCTCGATCCAAGACGCCAAACTGCTAGGCCCAAAAGACATCGGAAACAACATTATCCTTACAAGCGATTCAAATTTGGCTAACCGCGTGGACGGATACGATATCATCCTAAACGCCTCGCTCAAACTACAAACCAGACTAGAGCAAATCATCGATGAAAAGAAAGAATTTCTAAACGCAAAAGAGATAATCGTAGGCATTATGGACTCAAAAACGGGCGGCCTGCTAGCGCTTGCCAGCACCTCTAGATATAGCCCCTCAAACATCAGAAAACAAGACTACAAGTCGCTCAACTCCTCGGCAACCGAGTACGCATACGAGGTCGGCTCGGTCTTTAAACCGTTTATTTTCGCCCTCCTTTTGGCAAACGACAAAATCAATCCACTCGAGCGCATAAATACGTATAACGGCGTCTATCAGCTAGGAAAACGCACGATAAAAGACACACACCCAGAACCCTTTCTCACAGCCGAAGACATCATCGTATATAGCTCAAATATCGGCATGATACAGATCGCCCAGCGTCTAGACGGTTCTCAAATTTACTCAGGGCTGCTAAATTTCGGTTTCACGCAAAAAACAGGCATCGATATGCCATACGAGCAGGTCGGAAATATGCCGCCGGTAGCCAAGCTAAATTCTCAAATTTACAAGGCCACGATCAGCTACGGATACGGCTTGCAAGCGACTTTTATCCAGCTTTTAAAGGCGTATAACGTATTTAATAACAAAGGTGTTATGGTGACGCCAAAAGTCGTGGACTCGCTCTATAAAGACGGCAAATTTTTCGTCGTAAACGACCCAAAACCGGTCGAAGCCATAAGCCAAGAAGCGGCCGAGAGGATGAAGCGCATCCTGATAAAAACCGTCGAGGTCGGCACCGGCAAAAGAGCAAAGGTGGAAGGTCTAGAAATCGGCGGCAAAACCGGCACCGCACACATAGCTACAACCGGCGGCTACGCAAATACCTACAACGGCTCGTTTTTCGGATTCGTCAACGACTCGCAGGGCAATAGCTATACGATCGGGGTTTTAGCCAGAGAGCCGAAGAAACCGTATTATTATTTCGGCGCACAGAGCGCGCTACCGACTTTTAGAGCGGCCGTAGAGCTGATGGTCGAAGAGGGATTTTTAAAACCGGATGAAAATTTGACCGCGCCGGAACAAACTACAGCTCCAGCTGAAAATACGGAGAAAAAAGCCGCAAGCTCAAAACCCAAAGCTAAGCAGAAAAAATAA
- the fliE gene encoding flagellar hook-basal body complex protein FliE, translating into MTNIDKIGSVASPFEKKEAKTLQNQKGELNFGDMLDNSLKELNEIQINADKAIADLATGEVKDLHQAAIAIGKADTSMKLMLEIRNKALSAYKEISRTQI; encoded by the coding sequence ATGACGAACATAGATAAAATCGGCTCGGTTGCTTCGCCGTTTGAAAAAAAAGAAGCAAAGACCCTGCAAAATCAAAAAGGCGAGTTAAATTTCGGCGACATGCTCGATAACTCGCTAAAAGAGCTAAACGAGATACAAATCAACGCAGACAAAGCCATCGCCGACCTAGCAACAGGCGAGGTAAAAGACCTGCACCAAGCCGCTATCGCTATCGGCAAGGCCGACACATCGATGAAACTCATGCTAGAGATCCGAAATAAGGCCCTAAGCGCATACAAAGAAATCTCAAGAACGCAAATTTAA
- the flgC gene encoding flagellar basal body rod protein FlgC, translating into MSNYLSDFDISGYGLSAQRFRMNVISSNIANANTVRTAEGGPYRRREVIFKAVDFDSVLNDEVAKKHNLLEYENPLDDKFYTKDAKPAIMSVVVDKIVRDDKDFKLKYDPSHPDADARGYVAYPNINPVIEMADLIEATRAYQANVSAFQSAKTIAQSALELLQG; encoded by the coding sequence ATGAGTAATTATTTAAGCGACTTTGATATCAGCGGATACGGACTAAGCGCTCAGCGCTTTAGAATGAACGTCATTAGCTCCAATATCGCCAACGCAAATACCGTGCGAACGGCGGAAGGCGGCCCATATAGACGCCGCGAGGTGATATTTAAGGCGGTTGATTTTGATAGCGTACTAAACGACGAAGTGGCAAAAAAACATAACTTGCTCGAATACGAAAATCCGCTAGACGATAAATTCTATACAAAAGACGCAAAACCTGCTATAATGAGCGTCGTAGTTGACAAGATAGTGCGCGACGACAAGGATTTTAAGCTAAAATACGATCCGTCTCACCCAGACGCCGACGCGAGGGGCTACGTAGCGTACCCGAATATCAATCCAGTCATCGAAATGGCGGATCTGATCGAAGCCACGCGCGCCTATCAGGCGAACGTTTCGGCATTTCAGTCGGCTAAAACGATCGCTCAAAGCGCATTAGAATTATTACAAGGTTAA
- the flgB gene encoding flagellar basal body rod protein FlgB: MFAGIQTSKSRPLVESALASRNLRQQMISSNIANIDTPFYKARDIAFEAALSQTAQEIYGKDENKILKLAQTDDTHFPRVDFPASNGATIFLRDGHMARNDANTVDLDVETTELSKNAIMITALDRAMRQSGQIFKNVVDASSKI, encoded by the coding sequence ATGTTCGCAGGCATCCAAACCTCAAAATCAAGACCGCTCGTAGAAAGCGCGCTGGCAAGCAGAAATTTGCGCCAGCAAATGATTTCTAGCAACATAGCAAACATCGATACGCCTTTTTACAAAGCCCGCGACATCGCGTTTGAAGCGGCTCTGTCGCAAACGGCGCAAGAAATCTACGGCAAAGACGAAAATAAAATTTTAAAACTCGCGCAAACGGACGATACGCACTTTCCTCGCGTGGATTTTCCGGCGTCAAACGGGGCGACGATATTTTTACGTGACGGACACATGGCGCGAAACGACGCAAACACCGTCGATCTAGACGTCGAGACGACCGAGCTTAGCAAAAACGCGATAATGATAACTGCGCTTGACCGCGCCATGAGGCAAAGCGGCCAGATATTTAAAAACGTGGTTGATGCCAGCAGCAAAATTTAA
- the aat gene encoding leucyl/phenylalanyl-tRNA--protein transferase, producing the protein MEKIYNFPDPANAPANSPLAVGGDLSADALLQAYDKGIFPWFLPGEPIYWWSPDPRAVLAPSKVRVQKSIKSALKKFEVRFDYDFENLLKICKSEREKKGPTWLSEDIVRAYVNLHRLGVSHSVEVYEDGELAGGLYGQIFGKVFCGESMISLKTGASKVALIALCRALEPFDFLIDCQVMNEHLKFMGAKAMRRSDFLAKFNELKNQPSGFGEFKNLL; encoded by the coding sequence TTGGAAAAAATTTATAACTTCCCAGACCCCGCAAACGCCCCCGCAAACTCGCCTTTAGCCGTCGGCGGCGATCTAAGCGCCGATGCTCTTTTGCAAGCTTACGACAAAGGCATTTTCCCATGGTTTTTGCCAGGCGAACCCATATACTGGTGGTCGCCAGACCCTCGCGCGGTGCTAGCTCCAAGCAAGGTGCGCGTGCAAAAAAGCATAAAATCCGCGCTTAAAAAATTTGAAGTGCGGTTTGACTACGACTTTGAAAATTTGCTAAAAATCTGCAAAAGCGAGCGCGAAAAAAAGGGGCCCACGTGGCTAAGCGAAGATATCGTGCGCGCATACGTAAATTTGCACCGCCTAGGCGTCTCGCACAGCGTGGAGGTTTACGAAGACGGCGAGCTAGCGGGCGGGCTTTACGGGCAAATTTTCGGCAAGGTCTTTTGCGGCGAAAGCATGATTAGCCTAAAAACGGGCGCGTCAAAGGTCGCTCTCATCGCACTTTGCCGCGCTTTAGAGCCGTTTGATTTTCTCATCGACTGCCAGGTCATGAACGAACATCTAAAATTTATGGGCGCAAAAGCGATGAGGCGAAGCGATTTTTTAGCCAAATTTAACGAGCTAAAAAACCAACCTAGCGGCTTTGGCGAATTTAAAAATTTACTCTAG